CCCCAATTGCCCCAGATCCCGGGTCTCGGCCCGGTGCTGGATCATCCCGGCCATGATGAAGAGCGCTCCGGTGGTGATCCCGTGATTGAACATCTGCAGCACGCTCCCCTCCATGGCGATTGCATCCCAGGCGCAGAATCCCAGCACCATGAAGCCGACATGAGCCACCGAGGAGTAGGCGATCAGACGTTTGAGATCGTGCTGAGCATAAGCGATCCAGGCGGCGTAGAAGATGCCGGTCAGGGCAAGGACCGCCAGCAGCGGAAAGGAGGCCTGGGCCATCTCCGGGAAGAGAGGAAAGGCGATGCGGATTAGACCGTAAAGGCCGGTCTTGAGCAGCAGCCCGGCCAGATCGAGGGAGCCGGCCGTCGGCGCCTCGGTATGGGCGTCGGGAAGCCAGGTATGCAGGGGAACCAGCGGCACCTTGACCACGAAAGCAAGCAGGAAGGCCGCGTAGAGCCACGGCTCGATGGCGCCGGGGATATCGGTCTGCTGCAGCGCCGCCAGGGCGAAGGTGTACTCTCCTGTCTGCTGCCCGTGCAGCAGGTAGAGGGCGATGATTGCCAGGAGCATCAGCAGGCTGCCGGCCATGGTGAAGATGAAGAACTTGACCGCCGCATAGACCCGCCGCTCGTGTCCCCAGACACCGATGAGAAAAAACATGGGGATGAGCATGACCTCCCAGAAGAGATAGAAAAGGAAAAGGTCGAGGGCGAGGAACACCCCCATGATCCCCCCCTCCATGAACAGGAGCATGGAGAAGAAAATCGCCACCTGGTATTTGCGGCGCCAGGAGATGACGATGGCCAGCAGCTGGGTGAGGGCGGTCAGCAGGACCAATAGCAGGGAAATGCCGTCCAGTCCCAGGGTGTAGCGGATGCCGAAAGGGATGATCCACGGATGGTCTTCGTACCGAAGCCAGCCCCCCTGACCGCCGCCGGTGACGAAGAGCCCGACCGCCGTCACCAGAATAGCCAGGGTGGTCACCAGGGCGATCCAGCGGCTCACCCGCGGATGATGCCGCAGCAGAAGGCAGAGCGCCGCGGCCGCCATCGGCAGGACGATGAGAGAGGAGAGCCAGGGGAAGGAGTCCAGGTTCAAG
The Desulfuromonas sp. TF DNA segment above includes these coding regions:
- a CDS encoding NuoM family protein, coding for MNLDSFPWLSSLIVLPMAAAALCLLLRHHPRVSRWIALVTTLAILVTAVGLFVTGGGQGGWLRYEDHPWIIPFGIRYTLGLDGISLLLVLLTALTQLLAIVISWRRKYQVAIFFSMLLFMEGGIMGVFLALDLFLFYLFWEVMLIPMFFLIGVWGHERRVYAAVKFFIFTMAGSLLMLLAIIALYLLHGQQTGEYTFALAALQQTDIPGAIEPWLYAAFLLAFVVKVPLVPLHTWLPDAHTEAPTAGSLDLAGLLLKTGLYGLIRIAFPLFPEMAQASFPLLAVLALTGIFYAAWIAYAQHDLKRLIAYSSVAHVGFMVLGFCAWDAIAMEGSVLQMFNHGITTGALFIMAGMIQHRAETRDLGQLGGLWGRVPILSFFFLFFSLASLGLPGLNNFAGEILILLGVFRVNPLWGALALGGVVFAAAYMLRAVQGVIWGPPGPMKHAECWVDLEPREMLVLVPLALLVLWLGLYPEPFLAPIREPVQRLLGGTSLLALKGGMP